The following is a genomic window from Elaeis guineensis isolate ETL-2024a chromosome 10, EG11, whole genome shotgun sequence.
GCTGGCAGACACAGAACTTGAGTGCCCCTAGTATCTAGGTGGCGGAGGTTAGTAAGGCTTCCTACACAGGGTAACTCTTTAAGTTCTTTGCACCGGTGAAGATCCAGACTCTGCAGGTTGCGTAGCTGACGAACTGATTCAGGGAGCTTTTTAATACAATCTGAAGATAGATTCAAGCATCGTAGGTTAATAAGGTTACCTAGGCCATCTGGTAACTTTGCAAGAGCACCACAATAAAGAATCAATGTCTGTAGGTGGCAAAGGAGGCATACTGATTCAGGGAGCTTCTTCATACAATGCGATGCGATATGTAAGTAGCGTAGGTGCTTCAGATCACCGAGTAAATCTGGGATCTCAACTTCTTGCCAACGAAATTCTAAACATCTGAGCAGCGAAGACTGGGTTATTTCCTGGATTACTATTGAAGGTGGACCCAAGTGTTCCATTCGTAGCAAGGTCCGTAGGGCCCTAAGATTGTGGGGGCTCGGTGATTTCACTAATTCCCCGACACCTTGCACATATAAATGGCGAATCTTATCAGGAGAACCTGGTAGCTTCTTATCCACAATTGCATAGCACTCAGTTCCAGCAATAGATTTTGCTAGATCATGTATGATATCATGCATCTTAAATTTACGATCAAGATAGGAATCAAAGAATGATCTTGTTAGTAAGTCATTAAAACATTCATCTCCGATGTCCTCCATTGTTTTTCTACCTCGAGGTGGGATGTAACCTTGCGCCGTCCACAATCTGACTAAAATATCTTTGTCAAACTCATAATCCTTTGGAAACATGGAACAGTAAATGAAACAGGGTTTGAGATGTGCTGGCATGCGATTGTAACTTAATCTAAGAGATGCCAAAGTCTCATTGTTCTTGTCTAGTTCCCATAGATCACTTTGTAAGACCTccatccaactgtcttcatccattTCGTGTCTTAGAAGGCTTCCTATTGTCTTCACAGCCAATGGTAAACCGGAACACTTCTCGACAATCTGCTTACCAGTATCCGCCAAGTGTGGTCGTTCTTCAGGGTCTCGACCACCAAATGCATAATGCTGGAATAATGACCAAGACTCGTCTTCAGACAAGTAGCCAGGATGATAAGCATGCACCGTCTCCATGATCTTGGCAACAGAATCATTCCTACAGGTCACGATAATTCTTACTACTGTTTCTGCTCCAACAAAAGGGATTCTTAAGGACTCCCAATGGCATTGTTGCTCATTCCAGACATCGTCTAAGACGAGCAATAGTTTCCTCCCCTCCACCTTTTTCTTGAGAGAATTTTGAAGTGGACTGATTTCTGTAAGATCACATGATTCTTCAGTAATAGACTCGATGATGGCCTTTGTTAGCCTCGGAACATCAAAATCATCGGATACACAAACCCATCCAGTAAGATCAAAATATTCTTTGACCTTGGAGTCATTGTAGACCAGCTGAGCGATCGTGGTTTTTCCCAGTCCTCCCTTGCCGACAATCGGAACGACAGAGATACCATTTCCCATACCCTCAGAAAATAGCATATCAATTACCTTCTGCTTGTCATGTTTCCTTCCATAAATACTCGACTCATCCACCATGTGGCTGCTTGGTGGTGGGCTCAAAGCTCTGAAGACCCGTCGCTCTCCATCTTCCCCTCTTAAACGGAGGCGTTTCCGATCCTCCGAGATCTCATTGAACCTCTTCCTGATCTCCCTGATTCTATCTCCCATGCCATCGGGAATTGAAACATTAACTATGGTGGAAAGAGAACTACTTACCTCTTCCTCATCGTCCCCTGCTTCCACTCGCTTCCTCTTGTGGGAAGCTCCGTCTTCCACTTGGGCTCGGAGTACCTCGTACTGGTAGTCGTCCAGCACATCTTCCGCATCATAAGCCACTTCTTTAAGCTCCTTCAGCCAGAGCTTGACGGCTTCTTCTCGTATCTCCCTCTCCTCCGCGTCATGGAGCACTGCCTGGATCCTTTTCAGTGTTCTCTCCAGCTCCTCCAGATCTTCCCAGACACTGCTGCGTGGATCTGATGGCGAAGACGGCGAGGCTGCCCATCTATGAACAGAGCCCAAAACTTGACTGGTTTTTGATATGATGGAAGAGAGGAAAGCGCTCGCCATTGCACAACCTCAGTTTCCTCTTTGCTCTGATCAGACACGGCAAGCAAGCAAAGAGAGCTTTGGCTTTCCTACTGGTCTCCTCTTCAGAAAGAGTGAACCGGAGTCAAGTCAATGGCGAGGAAAGCAGAGGCCTCCTTCACTTGCAATGATTCCATCCACTCGTTTCGGCTGTCCTGATAGACAACGTTACTGAAGCCAACCAAAAAAAAGTCTTGCCAAAAACACGCGCAGCCGCAATAAAACAACATAATGGGGGCAGATTTCCACGCACTGTCGCGCGAAAAAAACCAATCGCGACCCCTTCTCCAAACGAGGAGGAAGAAAATTTCCAAAAAGCTTCTTTCAATAAATCTGGACCTTCTCTAAAATTCGAAAAATAAAATCGTAAAAAAATCGACTCTTCTCATCGAAATCTGTTTCTCTATgtacaacaaagaaaaaaaaaatgattaatacgcaaaaaaaaaaaaaggccacgaGTTAGATTTCATTTCTCCATGTACCAAAAATATCAGGATTTCGTTGCTCCACGCAAAAAAGAAAAACACCACGAGTAAATTAGCGCACAGGAAAAACCCCACGTTCTCCGcgcagaaaaaaaaataaaggagtaCTCTCCAAAAAGGACTCCTCGAAaacgaaaaataaaaataaaaaaagggttCAAAACGGGACTCTTCAAAATGGAAATCCGTTTGTAATATTTTCGCTTCAAAAGGAAATCTGGTTATAATATTTCTCCACGCGCAAAATAGAAATCCACTCAAAAGGACTCTTCAAAAAGGAAAATTTTGCGTAAAGTAAATTAGCATacaacaaccaaaaaaaaaaaaacatgcagaacgtaagccaaaaaaaatttcgttTCTTATTTCTTAATTTTGGAAACTCAAAGAAAGGTTAAAATTTCACAACTTATCTATAAAAAAACCACAagctagatttttagttagagtcttcaaaaagaaaaaaaatcattcaaaagTATACAAAAAAAATAAGGCATTCATGTGTCGTGACGAGGGGTTATGATCCAGCACTTTAAATTTCAATCCATCATTATTCTAGGCTTGTGGAGAAAAGTTTTGGACTGAATATCACATTCTacctctttaaaaaaaatttcattcttgAAACTTAGTATATCTTCACTTTTTTATAATTAGGGAtatatctaatcttcatatcatgTTTACCATACTCTTAGGCCAGTTTTCATCAATCCTAACTTCCTCATCTAAAATGACACAATCTTAAACAAGGCATCGGTGAGTATAACTTTTCTTAAGTGAAGAGATAATATATAGTAGCTtattcaattttataaatatgtaGTTGAACTTGAAAGACATAAGGAATGAGAAAAATTCGTAGTTAAAAACCATATGAGCATCTATGAGTTGACTAGAATGATTTCTGTGACAACTTGATCATTTGTACTGACATCATACTCAATCAAAGTAAACACTCATGCATAATTCTCTTTTTTGTTCTGATTAGTGGGTTTGGCGGACTTAGAGTCATTCTTTTTATTAAGACAATTCTGTACCACATATCCCTTCTTGTTGCACTGAAAATACATTTTGAGTTTCTTAAAACAAAGCTCACTATGATTTCTATTATAATACTGACAAATCTCTACTCCTTTCTTCTCATTAGAATGGTTCTCTAAGTTTTCATGTTGGTCACTCCGAGTTTCTATTGGTCTAGTCctctttctatctttcttttttttgttctgatcttttaatatctgattcaactttcaaatcttgttccaatacaTCCTTGTAGTCATTAAATATGTGAGAGGACAAACGTGACTAAATTTTATATCCTAGaatatgctcaaatctatttactTTGCTTCTTTCAAACTCCATGAGCTGAGAGCAATAATGGTCTAACTTATTAAATTTCTTTGCATATATATACTAGTAGTATCATGTCATCTTTTTACCTCaaagtcaaaaatttattctCTTTTACTAATCTAATTGactcaaaaaaatattgattataaaatattttcttgaaCTACTCCGATGTCAGCTGGTTATCAACAGCCTCATATGCAGCTTTTATTGTAGTCCATCAAAATCCGACATTTTCTTTTAGCATAAGAATGGCTAGCCTAACCTTCATATTCATAGAATATTGTAATGCATCAAATATCTTTTCTA
Proteins encoded in this region:
- the LOC105059930 gene encoding putative disease resistance protein RGA1, whose protein sequence is MASAFLSSIISKTSQVLGSVHRWAASPSSPSDPRSSVWEDLEELERTLKRIQAVLHDAEEREIREEAVKLWLKELKEVAYDAEDVLDDYQYEVLRAQVEDGASHKRKRVEAGDDEEEVSSSLSTIVNVSIPDGMGDRIREIRKRFNEISEDRKRLRLRGEDGERRVFRALSPPPSSHMVDESSIYGRKHDKQKVIDMLFSEGMGNGISVVPIVGKGGLGKTTIAQLVYNDSKVKEYFDLTGWVCVSDDFDVPRLTKAIIESITEESCDLTEISPLQNSLKKKVEGRKLLLVLDDVWNEQQCHWESLRIPFVGAETVVRIIVTCRNDSVAKIMETVHAYHPGYLSEDESWSLFQHYAFGGRDPEERPHLADTGKQIVEKCSGLPLAVKTIGSLLRHEMDEDSWMEVLQSDLWELDKNNETLASLRLSYNRMPAHLKPCFIYCSMFPKDYEFDKDILVRLWTAQGYIPPRGRKTMEDIGDECFNDLLTRSFFDSYLDRKFKMHDIIHDLAKSIAGTECYAIVDKKLPGSPDKIRHLYVQGVGELVKSPSPHNLRALRTLLRMEHLGPPSIVIQEITQSSLLRCLEFRWQEVEIPDLLGDLKHLRYLHIASHCMKKLPESVCLLCHLQTLILYCGALAKLPDGLGNLINLRCLNLSSDCIKKLPESVRQLRNLQSLDLHRCKELKELPCVGSLTNLRHLDTRGTQVLCLPAGIEKLTNLQRLRGRYEVQGGIGVLKDLVNLQGDLCIAGLGNLVSIEDAKDVGLKYKHKLERSHLRWDADREHHCYYDGLTLEVFLEENKDAPADKKREEALLEYLQPPTNLKELVIDEYGGSKFPEWVGNPLSLASLREIHIIRCHSVRSLSLCMHASLSKSKLERVSIVCCWELESIGGLYNLHSLEKLKISFCHKLQLLSEEGLPSKLQSLHIEGCQQLTSLSGMQNLASLRELFILDCPKLQIMVEDQLPSMPRYVEIIHCPGLVNWCEIQKINCIQVVSSDIYWPLFPKICMMREEAIRLRLKKIQDKYLSFHHS